In Collimonas arenae, a single genomic region encodes these proteins:
- a CDS encoding response regulator, with protein METAAHILVVDDDHEIRTLLAEYLDANGFRTLMATNGSDMRKVLSETRVDLVVLDLTLPGEDGLTLCRNLRADSNIPVIMLTARGEPLDRILGLEMGADDYLSKPFEPRELFARIRSVLRRTQALPPNMASPEAQQIQFGHWTLDLIARHLVNSDGLVVALSGAEYRILKVFLDHPNRVLNRDQLLELTQGRESDPFDRSVDIQISRLRQKLGDDARTPVIIKTVRNEGYVLATAVTVES; from the coding sequence ATGGAAACCGCTGCTCATATATTGGTGGTCGACGACGACCACGAAATCCGGACTTTGCTGGCCGAATACCTGGATGCCAACGGCTTCCGCACCCTGATGGCGACCAACGGCAGCGACATGCGCAAAGTGCTGTCGGAAACCCGGGTCGACCTGGTTGTGCTGGATCTGACCTTGCCGGGCGAAGACGGTCTGACACTGTGCCGCAACTTGCGCGCCGACTCGAATATCCCGGTGATCATGCTGACCGCTCGCGGCGAGCCGCTGGACCGCATTCTGGGTCTGGAAATGGGTGCCGACGATTATTTATCGAAACCGTTCGAGCCGCGTGAACTGTTCGCCCGCATCCGCAGCGTGTTGCGCCGCACCCAGGCTTTGCCGCCGAACATGGCGTCGCCGGAGGCTCAGCAAATCCAGTTTGGTCACTGGACCCTGGATCTGATCGCGCGTCATCTGGTTAACAGCGATGGCCTGGTGGTGGCCTTGTCGGGCGCCGAATATCGCATTCTCAAGGTGTTCCTGGATCATCCGAACCGTGTGCTGAACCGCGATCAGCTGCTGGAGCTGACGCAAGGCCGTGAATCCGATCCTTTCGACCGTTCGGTGGATATCCAGATCAGCCGTCTGCGCCAGAAACTGGGCGACGACGCCCGCACGCCGGTGATTATCAAGACCGTGCGAAACGAAGGCTACGTGCTGGCTACTGCGGTGACAGTGGAGTCATGA
- a CDS encoding porin — translation MKKSLLALAALATLGSVNAAYAQSNVTVYGLIDATISTVNHADSNGDRLTGVPVAWFSGNRIGFRGAEDLGGGLKAIFKLEAEFVVGTGEMDTPGVLFNRDSWVGLQDKTFGQITLGRQNTLARDFSQVYGDAYGSKLGLEEGGFTNNNNFKQMIFYSGSATGTRYDRGLVWKKVFDNGVVAGLGYQFGNVAGAFSNNTTKSAAIGYNGSNFIVSGFVNQADVGNGLTSSTEKHKSFGLGGSYIFDLVRLNAGYFHYTAEQGALGQRKDDAYTVSAKFTPQGSFDYELGYQVMKAQNAAYNAAGTSTLNAYADASGSTATGSGKKKTLYGSTFYHLSKRTELYVAADYMKLDDGYRVGSANGFKNQTEFAMGMRTRF, via the coding sequence ATGAAAAAATCGCTGCTAGCGCTGGCCGCTCTTGCGACCCTGGGATCCGTGAACGCCGCATACGCACAATCCAACGTCACCGTCTATGGCCTGATCGACGCCACCATCAGCACCGTTAACCACGCGGACAGCAACGGTGACCGCCTGACCGGCGTCCCGGTCGCCTGGTTCAGCGGCAATCGTATCGGTTTCCGCGGTGCGGAAGACCTGGGTGGCGGACTCAAGGCCATTTTCAAGCTGGAAGCCGAATTTGTGGTCGGCACCGGTGAAATGGACACGCCGGGCGTGTTGTTTAACCGTGATTCATGGGTTGGTCTGCAAGACAAGACTTTCGGCCAAATCACGCTGGGCCGCCAAAACACATTGGCCCGCGATTTTTCGCAGGTCTACGGTGATGCCTACGGCTCCAAGCTGGGCCTGGAAGAAGGCGGCTTCACCAACAACAACAATTTCAAGCAAATGATTTTCTACTCGGGCAGCGCCACCGGTACCCGCTATGACCGTGGCCTGGTCTGGAAAAAAGTATTCGATAACGGCGTAGTAGCCGGCCTTGGCTATCAGTTTGGTAACGTTGCAGGTGCATTCTCCAACAACACCACCAAATCGGCGGCGATCGGCTACAACGGCTCGAATTTTATCGTATCCGGTTTCGTCAACCAGGCTGACGTGGGTAACGGCCTCACCAGCAGCACCGAGAAGCATAAATCCTTTGGCCTCGGCGGCAGCTATATATTTGACCTGGTGCGTTTGAATGCCGGCTATTTCCATTACACAGCAGAGCAAGGTGCGCTCGGTCAGCGTAAAGACGACGCTTACACGGTATCGGCCAAATTCACTCCACAAGGTTCGTTCGACTACGAACTCGGCTATCAGGTCATGAAAGCCCAGAACGCTGCCTACAATGCGGCCGGCACCAGCACACTCAACGCTTACGCTGATGCCAGCGGATCGACCGCCACCGGTAGCGGCAAGAAAAAAACTCTGTACGGTTCAACCTTCTACCATCTGTCGAAGCGTACCGAATTGTATGTCGCTGCCGACTACATGAAACTTGACGACGGCTACCGCGTCGGTTCGGCCAATGGCTTCAAAAACCAGACAGAATTTGCGATGGGCATGCGTACACGCTTCTAA
- a CDS encoding GntP family permease has translation MSFIVVILALLFLMFVAYRGYSVILFAPVAALGAVLLTDPSMVAPMFTSVFMEKMVGFVKLYFPVFLLGAVFGKVIELSGFSKSIVSSVIRIVGRQRAMLSIVMVCGLLTYGGVSLFVVVFAVYPFAAEMFRQGGIPKRLIPGTIALGAFTFTMDSLPGTPQIQNIIPTTFFNTTTWAAPWLGVTGAAFILVTGLLYLEWCRRKAAASGEGYGTELLNEPEPVADGKLPHPLIALLPLVLVGVMNKLFTSWIPTFYGSSHEMTLAGASKPITTQVSGVVAIWAVEAALLIGIFSVLLFAFNTVKAKFAEGSKAAVSGALLASMNTASEYGFGAVIAGLPGFLVIANALKSIPNPLVNEAVTVTTLAGVTGSASGGLSIALAAMSHTFIENAQAAGIPMEVLHRVAAMASGGMDTLPHNGAVITLLAVTGLSHRQSYKDIFVVTMIKTAAVFVVIGAYYLTGIV, from the coding sequence ATGAGTTTCATCGTTGTCATTCTGGCTTTGCTGTTCCTGATGTTTGTCGCCTATCGCGGCTACAGCGTCATTCTGTTTGCACCGGTAGCCGCGCTCGGCGCGGTGTTGCTGACCGACCCGAGCATGGTGGCGCCGATGTTCACCAGCGTCTTCATGGAAAAAATGGTCGGCTTTGTCAAACTCTACTTCCCCGTCTTTCTGCTGGGTGCGGTATTCGGCAAGGTGATCGAACTCTCCGGATTTTCCAAATCCATCGTCTCCAGCGTCATCAGGATCGTCGGCCGCCAGCGCGCGATGCTCTCGATCGTGATGGTGTGCGGATTATTGACTTACGGCGGCGTATCGCTGTTTGTCGTGGTGTTTGCGGTCTATCCGTTTGCAGCAGAGATGTTCCGCCAGGGAGGCATTCCGAAACGCCTGATCCCCGGCACGATCGCACTCGGCGCCTTCACCTTCACCATGGATTCACTGCCCGGCACGCCGCAGATCCAGAACATCATCCCCACCACTTTCTTTAACACCACCACTTGGGCAGCACCCTGGCTTGGCGTGACCGGTGCAGCCTTCATTCTGGTCACCGGCCTGCTCTATCTGGAATGGTGCCGCCGCAAGGCCGCCGCCAGCGGCGAGGGCTACGGCACCGAGTTGCTGAACGAACCTGAACCGGTCGCCGACGGCAAGTTGCCGCATCCTCTCATCGCCCTGCTGCCGCTGGTTCTGGTGGGCGTCATGAATAAATTATTCACCAGCTGGATCCCGACGTTCTACGGCTCCAGCCACGAAATGACGCTGGCCGGCGCGAGCAAACCGATCACCACCCAAGTCTCCGGCGTAGTAGCGATCTGGGCGGTGGAAGCTGCCCTGCTGATCGGTATTTTTTCAGTGCTGCTATTTGCATTCAACACCGTCAAGGCAAAATTTGCCGAAGGCAGCAAAGCGGCGGTCAGCGGCGCCTTGCTGGCATCGATGAACACCGCTTCGGAATATGGCTTCGGCGCCGTAATCGCCGGCTTACCAGGCTTCCTGGTCATCGCCAACGCTCTCAAGAGCATCCCCAACCCACTGGTCAACGAAGCCGTCACCGTCACCACTTTAGCCGGCGTCACCGGCTCCGCCTCCGGCGGCCTCAGCATTGCGTTAGCAGCGATGTCGCACACTTTCATAGAAAACGCCCAAGCAGCCGGCATCCCGATGGAAGTGCTACACCGTGTCGCCGCCATGGCCAGCGGCGGCATGGACACCCTGCCGCACAATGGTGCGGTGATTACCCTGCTGGCAGTAACCGGACTCTCGCATCGCCAATCCTACAAGGATATTTTTGTAGTGACAATGATCAAGACCGCCGCTGTGTTTGTCGTAATTGGCGCCTACTATCTGACAGGTATCGTATAG
- a CDS encoding CaiB/BaiF CoA transferase family protein yields the protein MNKPTAEQQSSLQGVKVIELGTLIAGPYAASLLGQFGAEVIKIESPGDGDPLRKWRKLHNGTSLWWYSQSRNKKSLTLNLKSEQGQQIVRDLIKDADIVIENFRPGTLEGWGLGWDDLAKINPNLIMVRVSGYGQDGPYHARPGFAAIAESMGGLRNLAGYPDRPPVRVGVSIGDTLASLYGVIGALLAMHHLKSNGGKGQFIDIALYEAVFGVMESLIPEYAEFGFVRERTGASFPGISPSSTYPCMSDERGEHYVIIAGNGDSIFKRLMLAIGRSDLAEDPRLARNDGRAQNNDMLDAAIADWTSQHTLEHVLQVLEQADVPSSKVYTAADIHQDPHFRARDMIQQHMLPDGQPIDLPGIVPKLSATPGQTNWVGPELGQHTAEILAAIGRSPEQIALLREQGVI from the coding sequence ATGAACAAACCAACCGCAGAGCAGCAATCTTCCCTCCAGGGCGTTAAAGTAATCGAGCTCGGCACCTTGATTGCCGGTCCCTATGCGGCCAGCCTGTTGGGGCAGTTTGGCGCCGAGGTGATCAAGATCGAATCGCCTGGCGATGGCGATCCGTTACGCAAATGGCGCAAGCTGCACAACGGCACCTCGCTGTGGTGGTATTCGCAGAGCCGCAACAAGAAATCGTTGACGCTGAACCTGAAGTCGGAGCAGGGGCAGCAAATTGTGCGGGACCTGATCAAGGACGCCGATATCGTGATCGAGAATTTTCGTCCTGGCACCTTGGAAGGCTGGGGTCTCGGCTGGGACGATTTGGCGAAGATCAATCCCAACCTGATCATGGTGCGCGTTTCCGGTTATGGCCAGGATGGTCCTTATCATGCGCGCCCCGGCTTTGCTGCGATTGCCGAATCAATGGGCGGCTTGCGCAATCTGGCAGGTTATCCGGACCGGCCGCCGGTGCGGGTCGGCGTCAGCATCGGCGACACGCTGGCTTCCTTGTACGGCGTCATCGGTGCGCTGCTGGCGATGCATCATCTCAAGTCCAACGGCGGCAAAGGGCAGTTCATCGATATCGCCTTGTATGAAGCCGTATTCGGTGTGATGGAAAGCCTGATCCCGGAATATGCCGAGTTCGGCTTCGTACGCGAGCGCACCGGCGCCAGTTTCCCCGGCATTTCACCGTCCAGCACCTATCCTTGCATGAGCGACGAGCGGGGCGAACATTATGTGATCATCGCCGGCAACGGCGACAGCATTTTCAAGCGACTGATGCTGGCTATCGGCCGCAGCGACCTGGCGGAAGATCCGCGTCTGGCGCGCAACGACGGCCGGGCGCAGAACAACGACATGCTTGACGCCGCGATTGCCGACTGGACCTCGCAACACACCCTGGAACATGTGCTGCAAGTACTGGAGCAGGCCGATGTGCCGAGCAGCAAGGTGTATACCGCTGCGGATATTCACCAGGATCCGCATTTCCGCGCGCGTGACATGATCCAGCAGCATATGCTGCCGGACGGTCAGCCGATAGACCTGCCGGGTATCGTCCCCAAGCTTTCAGCGACGCCCGGGCAGACTAACTGGGTTGGCCCGGAACTGGGGCAGCATACGGCGGAAATACTGGCAGCCATTGGCAGGAGTCCGGAGCAGATCGCCTTGCTGCGAGAGCAGGGCGTCATCTGA
- a CDS encoding ATP-binding protein, which produces MRNFFGSVANRVFLILLAGILVAVGSTGWLADSERRKNFKEWYESRIADRIEQTVISIDNVGPDTRSIVLQTSEKFGLESYLVQEAAPTADDNPSLAAAIKSKLGNDRYVTVTKQKDCKLRERRGPDPRHFDECQAVYVSLKDGALLKIKLRVMREPGAPGGRPPGMPFPSLYFAMFMLLIAVLAFIVAKMTARPIQLLANAAGELGSDIDRPPLDESGPTEVRQAATAFNAMQARIKRQIQHRTHMLAAITHDLQTPLTRLRLRLEKVGDGELRHKLLEDLAVMQSMVREGLDLARSMDSAEPMQKLDIDSLLDSVCADAADARQDVTLEGRTRASIVAQPNALRRCLINLVDNATKYGRYARLQLEREGSDIVIRIRDGGVGIPAELLETVFDPFFRLETSRSRDTGGTGLGLTIARNIAENHRASLQLRNHPAGGLEATLRLPALS; this is translated from the coding sequence GTGAGAAATTTTTTTGGTTCGGTTGCGAACCGGGTATTCCTGATTCTGCTGGCCGGGATTCTGGTTGCGGTCGGCAGTACAGGCTGGCTGGCGGATAGCGAGCGACGCAAGAATTTCAAGGAGTGGTACGAATCGCGAATTGCCGATCGCATCGAACAGACTGTCATTTCGATCGACAATGTCGGTCCTGATACACGCTCGATTGTGCTGCAAACCAGCGAGAAATTCGGTCTAGAATCATATCTCGTCCAGGAGGCAGCGCCAACCGCCGACGACAATCCGTCGTTGGCGGCAGCGATCAAATCCAAGCTGGGCAATGATCGCTATGTGACAGTCACCAAGCAGAAGGACTGCAAACTGCGTGAGCGCAGAGGTCCCGATCCCAGGCATTTCGATGAATGCCAGGCGGTATATGTCAGCCTGAAAGACGGCGCCCTCCTGAAGATCAAATTGCGCGTCATGCGCGAGCCTGGCGCGCCTGGCGGTAGACCGCCCGGCATGCCTTTTCCTTCACTGTATTTTGCCATGTTCATGCTGTTGATCGCGGTGCTGGCGTTTATCGTGGCGAAGATGACGGCGCGGCCGATCCAGTTGCTGGCAAATGCCGCCGGCGAACTCGGCAGCGACATTGACCGTCCGCCGCTGGATGAAAGCGGCCCGACCGAAGTGCGGCAGGCCGCCACCGCCTTCAACGCCATGCAAGCGCGCATCAAACGGCAGATCCAGCATCGGACCCATATGCTGGCCGCGATCACTCATGATTTGCAAACGCCGTTGACCAGATTGCGCCTGCGTCTGGAAAAAGTCGGCGATGGTGAGTTGCGGCATAAACTGCTGGAAGACCTGGCGGTCATGCAAAGCATGGTGCGTGAAGGACTGGACCTGGCGCGTAGCATGGATTCGGCGGAACCGATGCAGAAGCTGGATATCGATTCCTTGCTGGACAGTGTTTGCGCCGATGCGGCTGATGCGCGGCAGGACGTCACGCTGGAAGGGCGCACCCGTGCTTCGATCGTGGCGCAGCCTAACGCTTTGCGGCGTTGCCTGATCAACCTAGTTGATAATGCGACGAAATATGGACGCTATGCGCGTTTGCAATTGGAGCGCGAGGGTAGCGATATTGTGATCCGGATTCGCGATGGCGGCGTGGGAATTCCTGCGGAGTTGCTGGAGACGGTGTTTGATCCGTTTTTCCGGCTGGAGACTTCGCGTTCGCGGGATACGGGGGGGACTGGACTTGGGCTGACGATTGCGCGCAATATCGCTGAGAATCATCGGGCTAGTTTGCAGTTGAGGAATCATCCTGCGGGTGGGTTGGAGGCTACTTTGCGGTTGCCGGCATTGAGCTGA
- a CDS encoding glycine zipper family protein has translation MNTTTKVFAVSMAVLLSGCVTAPTGPNVMALPGAGKSYDQFRNDENVCRSEAQNRIGPYAPQAAANNAAGTAAAGTLIGAAAGALIGAATGRAGAGAAIGGGVGLMAGSSVAGDSANRSSYGMQREYNNVYTQCMYAKGNQVPVSGGYANSRRQYAPPQYAPPPQYSTPPDYYPPQRGNYGPPPDYTPY, from the coding sequence ATGAACACAACAACTAAAGTATTCGCGGTGTCGATGGCCGTTCTGCTGTCAGGTTGCGTCACCGCACCGACAGGCCCCAACGTGATGGCGCTGCCCGGCGCAGGTAAAAGCTACGACCAGTTCCGCAACGATGAAAATGTTTGCCGCAGCGAAGCCCAGAACAGAATAGGACCGTATGCGCCGCAGGCAGCCGCGAATAATGCGGCTGGCACAGCGGCAGCCGGCACCTTGATTGGCGCGGCAGCTGGCGCCTTGATCGGTGCCGCAACCGGGCGCGCCGGCGCCGGCGCTGCAATCGGCGGCGGCGTAGGCTTGATGGCGGGTAGTTCGGTTGCAGGCGACTCGGCTAACCGCAGCAGCTACGGCATGCAACGCGAGTACAACAACGTGTACACCCAATGCATGTACGCCAAGGGCAACCAGGTTCCGGTCTCCGGCGGCTACGCCAACAGCCGTCGCCAGTATGCCCCGCCGCAATATGCTCCTCCCCCTCAATATTCAACGCCGCCGGACTACTATCCTCCGCAACGCGGCAATTATGGTCCGCCGCCAGACTACACTCCTTATTGA
- a CDS encoding response regulator, giving the protein MRILLVEDNRPLSEWLALILHRNKYTVDCVYNGADADHLLLTQQYELVILDLSLPKLQGGEVLKRLRARHNNVPVLILTANNSVEGRIGGLDSGADDYMAKPFDVHELEARIRALLRRANQQKNPILQCGTLNYDSNSLIFSIDGAPLTLTRREHAVLETLIMKMGKTVSKQALAESLYAMDEEVSQDAIEVYIHRIRKKLEPGDAAIITLRGLGYLLQHQHVV; this is encoded by the coding sequence ATGCGAATTTTGCTGGTAGAAGACAACAGGCCGCTGTCCGAATGGCTGGCGCTTATCCTGCACCGCAACAAATACACCGTGGATTGCGTCTACAACGGCGCTGACGCCGACCATCTGTTGCTGACACAGCAGTATGAGCTGGTGATACTCGATCTGTCCCTGCCCAAGCTGCAAGGCGGCGAGGTCCTTAAACGGTTGCGCGCGCGCCACAACAATGTTCCGGTGCTGATCCTGACCGCCAACAACTCGGTCGAAGGCCGCATCGGCGGCCTCGACAGCGGCGCCGACGACTATATGGCCAAGCCGTTCGACGTCCATGAGCTGGAGGCTCGCATCCGCGCGCTGCTGCGGCGCGCCAACCAGCAAAAGAACCCGATCCTGCAATGCGGCACGCTCAACTATGACAGCAACAGCCTGATCTTTTCGATAGACGGCGCCCCGCTCACACTGACCCGGCGCGAGCACGCTGTGCTGGAAACGCTCATCATGAAAATGGGCAAGACTGTCAGCAAGCAGGCGCTGGCAGAGAGCTTGTACGCCATGGATGAAGAAGTATCGCAAGACGCCATCGAAGTCTATATCCATCGTATCCGCAAGAAGCTGGAGCCCGGCGATGCCGCCATCATCACCTTGCGCGGACTCGGCTATCTGCTGCAGCACCAGCATGTTGTTTAA
- a CDS encoding Spy/CpxP family protein refolding chaperone: protein MFKLRKQLLIGVTALSIAAVGLTAYAQTDGAKKGPPTPEQQAKFADHMAKMQAKWHDDLKITAAQEPAWQTFIGKIKPVKPAVPPQRPSKEDWAKLTAPERLDHQMEFLKRAETRLAEHTAAVKEFYAVLTPVQQKVFDEHFKRLEQHRFGHRGFHRGGPDGGPDGRP, encoded by the coding sequence ATGTTCAAGCTTCGCAAACAACTACTGATCGGCGTGACTGCACTGAGCATTGCAGCCGTAGGCCTGACGGCCTACGCCCAGACGGATGGCGCAAAAAAGGGCCCGCCGACACCGGAACAACAAGCCAAATTTGCCGACCACATGGCAAAAATGCAGGCCAAATGGCATGACGACCTGAAGATCACCGCAGCGCAGGAGCCGGCCTGGCAGACCTTCATCGGTAAAATCAAGCCGGTCAAGCCAGCCGTACCGCCACAACGCCCAAGCAAGGAAGACTGGGCCAAGCTAACCGCCCCTGAACGTCTGGATCATCAAATGGAATTCTTGAAACGGGCAGAAACCCGCCTGGCTGAACATACTGCCGCAGTCAAGGAGTTCTATGCGGTGCTGACGCCGGTACAGCAAAAAGTCTTCGACGAGCACTTCAAACGCCTGGAACAGCATCGCTTCGGCCATCGCGGCTTTCACCGCGGCGGTCCTGATGGCGGCCCTGACGGCCGTCCGTAA
- a CDS encoding undecaprenyl-diphosphatase, which produces MEEFNQSLFLLINASAHPNSIALNAAMVAAEWLIYLIPISLLAGWLCGSEATRKLMLEAVVAGIVGLSISMLCGMLWEHPRPFAIGLGTNFLAHSPDSSFPSDHLTLQWSVAFSFLLQKRLRAIGLAYSLLGLPMAWARIYLGVHYPFDMAGAAIVAALSAGICYSYAAYYINPLFRYASLIYGYLFAPFIRRGWMLK; this is translated from the coding sequence ATGGAAGAATTCAATCAATCGCTGTTCCTGCTGATCAACGCCAGCGCACATCCCAATTCAATCGCACTCAATGCGGCTATGGTCGCCGCCGAATGGCTGATTTACCTGATACCGATTTCACTACTGGCAGGCTGGTTGTGCGGCTCAGAAGCAACACGCAAACTGATGCTGGAAGCTGTCGTGGCCGGCATCGTCGGCTTGTCGATCAGCATGCTGTGCGGCATGCTTTGGGAACATCCGCGGCCTTTCGCCATCGGCCTCGGCACCAATTTCCTGGCGCACAGTCCGGATTCGTCGTTCCCCAGCGATCACCTGACCTTGCAATGGAGCGTCGCCTTCAGCTTTCTCCTGCAGAAACGCTTGCGCGCCATTGGCCTGGCGTATAGCTTACTCGGCCTGCCGATGGCGTGGGCACGGATATACCTGGGAGTTCACTATCCATTCGACATGGCTGGCGCTGCCATCGTCGCCGCGCTTAGCGCAGGGATCTGCTATAGCTACGCCGCGTACTACATCAACCCTCTGTTCCGATACGCATCGCTCATCTACGGTTATCTGTTTGCGCCATTCATCCGGCGCGGCTGGATGCTCAAGTAG
- a CDS encoding sensor histidine kinase produces the protein MLFNSLRTQLLLWLLVPLILFVGFNTWVTYSSAIEMATVVHDRMLLGSARIIAEQIRYEDESLQVTIPPAALELFQSDSHDLIYYRVVTARGALLAGQPDLPAPPPTHHNEEAVYFNARFREQPVRIVAFFQQVVGNPERAPVMIEVAQTQHSYKTLSDRMWEHTVQQQLMILLLVGLLLLLGLRHGLAPMMRLRDRVRRRKPGALEELDTTPVPSELAPLVHAINDYVQRLDDHMSAQGRFIANASHQLRTPLTILNTQVHYGLRSSDSESKDAALRAINKGIQHGIRLVNQLLTLSNAETGIGHPLRQSDVNLIEVVQRVIEELATLAQSKAIDLGFEFCDNPVMVHATPSMLEELVANLLDNALRYTPSGGIVTVSVSASEHGTLLRIEDNGPGIPEAERERVFERFYRLQEDRSDGSGLGLAIVREIATASMASVTLATPPGGIGLQVTVAFPPLTRAPA, from the coding sequence ATGTTGTTTAACAGCCTGCGTACCCAGCTGCTGCTGTGGCTGCTGGTGCCACTGATATTGTTTGTCGGCTTCAACACCTGGGTGACCTACAGCAGCGCCATCGAGATGGCGACCGTGGTGCACGACCGCATGCTGCTTGGTTCGGCGCGCATCATCGCGGAACAAATACGCTATGAAGACGAGAGCCTGCAGGTAACCATTCCGCCTGCGGCGCTAGAACTATTCCAGTCCGACTCACATGACTTGATCTACTACCGCGTGGTGACGGCGCGTGGCGCGCTGCTAGCGGGGCAGCCTGATTTACCGGCGCCACCACCAACCCACCACAATGAGGAAGCTGTCTACTTCAACGCAAGGTTCCGTGAACAACCGGTGCGCATCGTGGCCTTCTTCCAACAAGTGGTCGGCAATCCGGAGCGCGCGCCAGTCATGATAGAAGTCGCACAAACCCAGCATTCCTATAAGACGCTGTCGGACCGCATGTGGGAACACACCGTGCAGCAGCAACTGATGATACTGCTGCTGGTAGGGTTACTGCTGTTGCTGGGCTTGCGGCATGGACTGGCGCCGATGATGCGCCTGCGTGATCGCGTCCGGCGTCGCAAGCCGGGTGCGCTGGAAGAGCTTGACACAACACCGGTTCCTTCCGAACTGGCGCCGCTGGTGCACGCCATCAACGACTATGTCCAGCGGCTGGACGATCACATGTCCGCCCAAGGGCGCTTCATCGCCAACGCCTCGCATCAGCTGCGCACGCCATTGACGATACTTAACACACAGGTTCACTACGGCTTGCGCAGCAGCGACAGCGAAAGCAAGGATGCGGCGCTGCGCGCAATCAACAAAGGCATACAGCATGGCATCCGGCTGGTGAACCAGTTGCTGACCTTGTCCAATGCCGAAACGGGCATCGGCCATCCCTTGCGCCAAAGCGATGTCAATCTGATTGAGGTGGTGCAGAGAGTGATTGAAGAGCTGGCGACACTGGCGCAAAGTAAAGCCATCGATCTCGGTTTCGAATTCTGCGACAACCCGGTCATGGTGCACGCAACACCCTCCATGCTGGAGGAACTGGTGGCCAATTTGCTCGACAACGCACTGCGCTACACGCCGTCCGGAGGCATAGTCACGGTTTCGGTCAGCGCCAGCGAGCACGGCACGTTACTACGGATAGAAGACAATGGTCCCGGTATTCCCGAAGCTGAGCGAGAACGTGTTTTCGAGCGCTTTTATCGTCTGCAAGAAGACCGTTCCGACGGCAGCGGACTGGGCCTGGCTATCGTGCGGGAAATCGCAACCGCCAGTATGGCCAGCGTCACGCTAGCGACTCCACCTGGCGGCATCGGCCTGCAGGTCACCGTTGCGTTTCCGCCACTAACAAGGGCTCCCGCATAA